A part of Miscanthus floridulus cultivar M001 chromosome 6, ASM1932011v1, whole genome shotgun sequence genomic DNA contains:
- the LOC136456249 gene encoding uncharacterized protein, with protein sequence MDTTTGGLEFSGGINSLNPYCYWSTTQDTTVHKDSTPEAYSSLFISNSKASKGKQGAMSGAKGTGNPLLTLGLGRSPSSSDNSKLSSGTACITSSSLLKEIDEESSVDLGLNLGFHIGNDIVHCRQKSHAGFENVLSTNSPKLDLQLSLSTGSPESVVIGANMMSPDGLVMLTTNSPPATVEEGSVPPSWGFEYSIVSSSYASEATYAFPLLKKTNGGNASVPSVMSSTMFTSVKSPVASTSETTNSQLRNNNTKNCQFRGCMKGARGASGRCIAHGGGRRCQKPGCQKGAEGRTIYCKAHGGGRRCQFLGCTKSAEGRTDHCIAHGGGRRCSHEGCSRAARGKSGLCIKHGGGKRCQKENCTKSAEGHSGLCIAHGGGRRCQFPDCTKGAQGSTKFCKAHGGGKRCTFFGCTRGAEGSTSFCKGHGGGKRCAFQGGGVCPKSVHGGTQFCVAHGGGKRCASHGCTKSARGRTEYCVRHGGGKRCKFEGCTKSAQGSTDFCKAHGGGKRCSWGQADTSFGAGAQQCDRFVRSKTDLCSAHSALVQDHCVHGGGTLGSAIYQFAVDVKPTEMNAASVKGDPREKINGDKILLDPSSSVPNSGVHPPVLAQCMVDPLPEGRVHGGGLLALLSRAGSRTSNGGSELCSGQGGVDVRLPGSPRN encoded by the coding sequence ATGGACACAACTACTGGAGGCCTTGAGTTTAGTGGTGGTATCAACTCCTTGAATCCATATTGCTATTGGAGCACAACTCAAGACACGACTGTGCACAAAGATAGTACACCAGAGGCATATTCCAGCCTTTTTATTTCCAACTCAAAAGCGTCAAAAGGGAAGCAAGGTGCTATGTCTGGAGCAAAAGGTACTGGAAACCCTTTACTCACTTTGGGTTTAGGCCGCTCACCAAGTTCATCTGATAACAGCAAGCTAAGTTCTGGCACCGCTTGCATAACATCTTCATCTTTATTAAAGGAAATTGATGAGGAGTCTTCAGTAGATCTTGGCCTTAACCTTGGGTTTCATATTGGCAACGATATTGTACACTGCCGACAGAAATCCCATGCTGGTTTTGAAAATGTGCTCTCGACAAACTCTCCTAAGCTGGATCTTCAGTTGAGTTTATCTACCGGTTCACCCGAATCAGTTGTCATTGGTGCAAATATGATGTCACCAGATGGCTTGGTGATGCTGACGACCAATTCGCCACCCGCCACTGTAGAAGAAGGATCAGTACCACCTAGCTGGGGTTTTGAGTATTcgattgtttcatcatcatatgCTTCTGAAGCAACATATGCCTTTCCATTATTAAAGAAAACCAATGGAGGCAACGCCTCTGTGCCTTCTGTCATGTCATCAACTATGTTTACAAGTGTGAAAAGTCCAGTTGCCTCTACTTCTGAGACAACTAATTCCCAACTACGCAACAATAACACAAAAAACTGTCAGTTTCGAGGATGTATGAAAGGAGCAAGAGGGGCATCAGGGCGTTGCATAGCCCATGGCGGTGGTAGGCGTTGCCAGAAACCTGGTTGTCAAAAGGGCGCTGAAGGGAGGACAATCTATTGCAAGGCCCATGGTGGAGGCAGGAGATGTCAGTTTCTTGGGTGTACAAAGAGTGCTGAAGGGCGCACAGACCACTGCATAGCTCATGGTGGTGGCCGTCGGTGCAGTCATGAAGGTTGCTCCCGAGCTGCTCGTGGAAAGTCTGGCTTGTGTATCAAGCATGGTGGTGGCAAAAGGTGTCAGAAGGAGAACTGTACCAAAAGTGCAGAAGGTCATTCTGGACTTTGCATTGCCCATGGTGGTGGAAGGCGGTGCCAGTTTCCAGACTGCACAAAGGGTGCTCAGGGAAGCACAAAGTTCTGCAAGGCACATGGTGGAGGAAAGCGCTGCACATTCTTCGGATGCACCAGAGGGGCTGAAGGTAGCACTTCATTCTGTAAGGGCCATGGTGGAGGCAAGCGCTGCGCCTTTCAGGGTGGTGGTGTGTGCCCAAAGAGTGTGCATGGTGGCACTCAGTTTTGTGTTGCCCATGGTGGTGGGAAAAGGTGTGCTAGCCATGGCTGCACTAAGAGCGCTAGAGGGCGCACAGAGTACTGTGTGCGCCATGGAGGTGGCAAGAGGTGCAAGTTTGAGGGCTGCACCAAGAGTGCGCAGGGGAGCACTGATTTCTGCAAGGCTCATGGGGGAGGTAAACGATGCTCATGGGGCCAGGCGGACACAAGCTTTGGTGCTGGTGCACAGCAATGCGATAGATTTGTTCGGAGCAAGACTGATCTCTGCTCAGCTCACAGCGCTTTAGTCCAGGACCACTGTGTTCATGGTGGTGGTACATTAGGTTCTGCTATCTACCAGTTTGCGGTGGATGTCAAACCTACTGAGATGAATGCTGCTTCAGTGAAGGGAGATCCACGCGAGAAGATCAATGGTGATAAAATTTTACTGGATCCGAGTAGCTCTGTTCCAAATAGTGGTGTTCATCCTCCTGTCCTGGCTCAGTGTATGGTCGATCCACTGCCAGAGGGCAGAGTTCATGGTGGTGGGCTGTTGGCTTTACTTTCGCGGGCCGGAAGCAGAACAAGTAATGGTGGCTCAGAATTGTGCTCCGGGCAAGGTGGTGTGGATGTGAGGCTACCAGGTTCTCCAAGAAATTGA